The proteins below come from a single Portunus trituberculatus isolate SZX2019 chromosome 2, ASM1759143v1, whole genome shotgun sequence genomic window:
- the LOC123501413 gene encoding zinc finger protein 577-like, whose product MSHWSPKVAGSERQKEHHCRPAAHPPLRPPSSPGSLQDRPCGVKDHECLECGKKFATKFELTRHTLTHSGAKNFECKECGKKYTEKSSLTKHSLTHSGVKNHECLECGKKFTTKSYLNAHFLTHNNVKNHECQECGKKFARKCQLTEHSLTHSGIRNHKCQECGKKFAKKCNLTAHILTHSGVKNHECEECGKKFLTSGALKKHTLRHTGLRELECDVVFQENETD is encoded by the exons ATGTCCCACTGGTCCCCCAAGGTGGCTGGGAGTGAGAGGCAGAAAGAA CACCACTGCCGCCCCGccgcccacccaccactccgGCCACCTAGCTCCCCAGGCTCCCTGCAGGACAGGCCATG tggtgttaaggACCATGAGTGCCTggaatgtggcaagaaattTGCCACAAAGTTTGAGCTCACcagacacaccctgacacacagcgGAGCTAAGAATTTTGAGTGTAAGGAGTGTGGCAAAAAATATACTGAAAAGTCTAGTCTTACCaaacacagcctgacacacagcgGTGTTAAGAATCATGAGTGTCTggagtgtggcaagaaatttACCACAAAGTCTTATCTCAATGCACACTTCTTGACACACAACAATGTTAAGAATCATGAGTGTcaggagtgtggcaagaaatttGCCAGAAAGTGTCAACTCACCgaacacagcctgacacacagcgGCATCAGGAATCACAAGTGTcaggagtgtggcaagaaatttGCTAAAAAGTGTAATCTTACCGCGCACATCCTGACACACAGCGGCGTCAAGAATCatgagtgtgaggagtgtggcaagaaattcTTAACCAGTGGTGCTCTCAAGAAACACACCTTGAGACACACTGGcttgagagagttggagtgtgATGTTGTGTTTCAAGAGAATGAGACAGATTGA
- the LOC123502474 gene encoding oocyte zinc finger protein XlCOF14-like codes for MSVWNVARNLLQSVTSPHILTHSSVKNYECHECGKKFTRKCGLNRHSLIHSSVKNYECQQCGKKFITKSDLNRHSLAHSSVKSHECQECGKKFTRKSNLTAHSLTHSGIRNHECLECGKKFLTSSTLNRHTFRHTGLREFKCDVCGKCFKTKTEIAQHMKIHF; via the coding sequence atgagtgtctggaatgtggcaaGAAATCTACTGCAAAGTGTGACCTCACCACATATTCTTACACACAGTAGTGTTAAGAATTATGAGTGTCAtgagtgtggcaagaaatttACCAGAAAGTGTGGCCTCAACAGACATAGCCTGATACACAGTAGTGTTAAGAATTATGAGTGTCAGCAGTGTGGCAAGAAATTTATCACAAAGTCTGACCTCAACAGACACAGCCTGGCACATAGCAGTGTTAAAAGTCATGAGTGTcaggagtgtggcaagaaattcaCCAGAAAGTCTAATCTCACCGCACatagcctgacacacagtggcaTTAGGAATCACGAGTGTCTGgagtgtggaaagaaattctTAACCAGTAGTACTCTCAATAGACACACCTTCAGACACACTGGCTTGAGGGAGTTCAAGTGTGATGTTTGTGGCAAGTGTTtcaagacaaagacagagattgCCCAGCACATGAAGATCCACTtctga
- the LOC123502454 gene encoding zinc finger protein 33B-like produces the protein MSALQQQQQQSTSGGSHQEPGSAGHREEARIECLLCGKSFRDRSVLRYHSLRHSGIKDHECQECGKKFTTKFELTRHSLTHSGVKNHECLECGRKFTEKSNLSKHSLTHSGIKNHECLECGKKFTTKSTLTTHSLTHSGVKNHECLECGKKFARKSNLTTHTLTHNDVKNHECLECGKQFTRKYELTRHTLTHIGVKNHECLECGKKFITKYELTSHSLTHSGVRNHECEECGKKFTRKSNLTAHSLTHTGIRNHECLECGKKFLTSGTLNRHTFRHTGLREFKCDVCGKCFKTKTEIAQHMKIHF, from the coding sequence ATGAGTgccctgcagcagcagcagcagcagtctacCTCAGGCGGGAGTCACCAGGAGCCAGGCAGCGCCGGTCACAGAGAAGAGGCCAGAATTGAGTGTCTGCTGTGTGGTAAAAGTTTTAGAGACAGAAGTGTACTGAGGTACCACAGCCTGAGACACAGCGGTATTAAGGACCATGAGTGTcaggagtgtggcaagaaatttACCACAAAGTTTGAGCTCACCagacacagcctgacacacagcgGTGTTAAGAATCATGAGTGTCTGGAGTGTGGCAGGAAATTTACCGAAAAGTCTAACCTTTCCaaacacagcctgacacacagcgGTATTAAGAATCATGAGTGTCTggagtgtggcaagaaatttACCACAAAGAGTACTCTaaccacacacagcctgacacacagtggggTTAAGAATCATGAGTGTTTggagtgtggcaagaaatttGCTAGAAAGAgtaacctcaccacacacaccctgacacacaatGATGTTAAGAATCATGAGTGTCTGGAGTGTGGCAAGCAATTTACCAGAAAGTATGAACTAACcagacacaccctgacacataTCGGTGTTAAGAAtcatgagtgtctggaatgtggcaagaaattcaTCACAAAGTATGAACTCACCTCACACAGCCTGACTCACAGCGGCGTCAGGAATCATGAGTGTGAGGAGTGCGGCAAGAAATTCACTAGAAAGTCTAATCTCACcgcacacagcctgacacacactgGCATTAGGAATCACGAGTGTCTggagtgtggcaagaaattcTTAACCAGTGGTACTCTCAACAGACACACCTTCAGACACACTGGCTTGAGGGAGTTCAAGTGTGATGTTTGTGGCAAGTGTTtcaagacaaagacagagattgCCCAGCACATGAAGATCCACttctga
- the LOC123502435 gene encoding dual specificity protein kinase TTK-like: MDTPRPLPAPSHQPQPHPHPQPPPTPLPPPASNSLVVNGKIYQKLRLLGRGGSCKVHAVFDEESGEMRAVKVVNLEGVDQETINSYRNEVAILKKLQGCSRVIQLFDFEDSPTHLSLVMEKGSKDFASILSECRSGGGAPIPYFTIQYYWQGMLRAVHQIHGHGIIHCDLKPANFLIVDNTVKLIDFGIASSVPKDMTSVVKDSQAGTFNYMSPESLQDIERGSIVCNPVKGKPAIKIRVKSDVWSLGCILYNFVHGRTPFQHITNVITKLATISNPNTVITIPPTKHPHLDDVLRACLQHDPLKRPSIEELLAHPMLTE; encoded by the exons ATGGACACCCCAAGGCCCCTTCCAGCTCCCTCTCACCAGCCCCAgccccacccacacccccagCCCCCTCCCACCCCACTTCCTCCCCCTGCATCTAACAGTTTGGTGGTTAACGGCAAAATTTATCAAAAATTAAGACTTCTCGGCCGCGGTGGATCCTGTAAAGTACAtgcg gTATTTGATGAAGAGAGCGGTGAGATGCGAGCAGTGAAGGTGGTGAATCTGGAGGGAGTGGACCAAGAGACTATTAACTCCTACAGGAATGAGGTGGCCATCCTCAAGAAGCTCCAAGGCTGCTCCAGGGTCATCCAGCTCTTTGACTT TGAAGACAGCCCCACCCACCTCTCGCTagtgatggagaaaggaagtaaagattTTGCCTCCATCTTGAGTGAGTGTCGAAGTGGAGGAGGCGCACCCATTCCATACTTCACCATCCAATATTACTGGCAGGGGATGTTGAGGGCCGTCCACCAGATACATGGGCATG gcATCATCCACTGTGACCTGAAGCCGGCCAACTTCCTGATAGTGGACAACACAGTGAAGCTCATCGACTTCGGCATCGCTTCCTCCGTCCCCAAAGACATGACCAGCGTGGTGAAGGACAGCCAG GCCGGGACATTTAACTACATGAGTCCCGAGTCACTGCAGGACATAGAGAGAGGCTCCATTGTGTGTAATCCAGTCAAGGGCAAGCCAGCCAtcaag ATCAGAGTAAAGTCGGATGTATGGTCTCTGGGCTGCATACTCTACAACTTCGTGCACGGGAGGACACCATTCCAGCACATCACCAACGTCATCACCAAGCTGGCCACCATCTCCAACCCCAACACCGTCATCACCATCCCCCCCACCAAGCACCCCCACCTTGATGACGTTCTGAGGGCGTGTCTCCAGCATGACCCCCTCAAAAGACCATCCATTGAAGAACTGTTGGCTCACCCTATGCTTACTGAATGA